The following coding sequences are from one Natrarchaeobaculum sulfurireducens window:
- a CDS encoding ABC transporter substrate-binding protein yields MTSENVTDGINRRTVLKSTIAGGAALLAGCSDDAPAAGDDTGDGNHWIGAQGSEAPNYNVFRITDTTSGDRVTRVMDPAYAFDENDEFVPRLVRDYEVNDDFTEWTFTLTEYGEWSEPYGEMTADDWVYSITEIIQGEDNWAAVSMADDWRMPVDAVPDGFEAADEDGEQAWFNVEQTGDYEFTVEMPEPFPGFLEEPILWGFQEVVPRELAEPYVEDRDGEGLNEDDEIQELSYTGNLGAFTVEVLETEARMYAPRSDDYYLRNYEGHEDSPHIDEWTYEVMGEESTRLSAIQAGEITAAGIPARRAEEFDGMDDVQVISTPTVYCQSMFYNMRDDGWEALDIPEVRQAITMAVDRQSIVDDIQYGYGTVAHTLSPEYSDFYDDSEVAEWEYDPDGARDRFENNLPDGYGYDDGRLVDADGEEVVLNYVFSDSADDTELVARFIQDELDENLGLEVELDPVPWNTMLDDYLYAEPGDSREWDFMAGIGRNSYPRAPEATEGFWRPGESVNGYGYDDPEGVADMLSEAATTPDQDERQRTLAEAFGILSEEQPWMFLYFPEDLNGYRHHVDPTEEPSIAWGYDVHRWEIEAEQ; encoded by the coding sequence GTGACTTCCGAAAACGTGACGGACGGTATCAACAGGCGAACGGTGCTGAAGTCGACGATAGCCGGTGGGGCCGCACTCCTGGCTGGCTGTTCTGATGACGCACCAGCCGCCGGTGACGATACCGGTGATGGAAACCATTGGATCGGGGCTCAAGGAAGCGAAGCGCCCAACTACAACGTCTTCCGGATTACGGATACGACGTCGGGCGACCGCGTCACCCGGGTCATGGACCCTGCGTATGCGTTCGATGAGAACGACGAGTTCGTCCCACGACTCGTCCGCGACTACGAGGTCAACGACGACTTCACCGAGTGGACGTTCACGCTCACCGAGTACGGCGAGTGGTCTGAGCCCTATGGCGAGATGACTGCCGACGACTGGGTGTACTCGATCACCGAGATCATCCAGGGAGAGGACAACTGGGCTGCAGTCTCGATGGCCGATGACTGGCGAATGCCCGTCGATGCGGTCCCCGACGGCTTCGAGGCAGCCGACGAGGACGGCGAACAGGCCTGGTTCAACGTCGAACAGACCGGCGACTACGAGTTCACCGTCGAGATGCCCGAACCGTTCCCCGGCTTCCTCGAGGAACCGATCCTCTGGGGCTTTCAGGAGGTTGTTCCGCGGGAGCTCGCCGAGCCGTACGTCGAGGACCGGGACGGCGAGGGACTCAACGAGGACGACGAGATTCAGGAACTGAGTTACACGGGGAACCTCGGCGCGTTCACCGTCGAAGTCCTCGAGACCGAAGCCCGCATGTACGCTCCGCGCAGCGACGACTACTACCTGCGCAACTACGAGGGTCACGAGGACTCCCCGCACATCGACGAGTGGACCTATGAGGTTATGGGCGAGGAGTCGACCCGGCTATCGGCGATTCAGGCGGGTGAAATCACTGCCGCCGGTATCCCTGCACGTCGTGCCGAAGAGTTCGACGGGATGGACGACGTGCAGGTCATCAGCACGCCGACGGTCTACTGTCAGAGCATGTTCTACAACATGCGAGACGACGGCTGGGAGGCCCTCGATATTCCGGAGGTGCGCCAGGCGATCACGATGGCCGTCGACCGCCAGTCGATCGTCGACGACATCCAGTACGGCTACGGCACGGTTGCGCATACGCTTTCACCGGAGTACTCCGACTTCTACGACGATTCCGAGGTCGCCGAATGGGAGTACGATCCGGACGGTGCCCGCGACCGGTTCGAGAACAACCTTCCGGACGGATACGGCTACGACGACGGTCGCCTCGTCGACGCCGACGGCGAGGAAGTCGTCCTCAACTACGTCTTCTCCGATAGTGCAGACGACACCGAGCTGGTAGCACGATTCATCCAGGACGAACTCGACGAGAACCTCGGTCTCGAGGTCGAACTCGATCCCGTCCCGTGGAACACCATGCTCGACGACTATCTGTACGCCGAACCGGGCGACTCCCGCGAGTGGGACTTCATGGCTGGCATCGGCCGAAACTCCTATCCACGTGCGCCGGAGGCAACGGAAGGCTTCTGGCGACCTGGTGAGTCCGTGAACGGCTATGGCTACGACGATCCCGAAGGCGTCGCGGACATGCTTTCGGAAGCCGCCACAACGCCGGATCAGGACGAACGACAGCGCACGCTGGCGGAAGCGTTCGGGATCTTGAGCGAGGAACAACCCTGGATGTTCCTCTACTTCCCTGAGGACCTGAACGGCTATCGCCACCACGTCGATCCCACCGAGGAACCGAGCATCGCGTGGGGATACGACGTCCATCGATGGGAGATCGAGGCCGAGCAGTAA